In Choloepus didactylus isolate mChoDid1 chromosome 6, mChoDid1.pri, whole genome shotgun sequence, one DNA window encodes the following:
- the LOC119538175 gene encoding small ubiquitin-related modifier 2-like produces the protein MADEKPKEGVKTENNDHINLKVAGQDGSVVQFKIKRHTPLSKLMKAYCERQGLSMRQIRFWFDGQPINETDTPAQLEMEDEDTIDVFQQQTGGVY, from the coding sequence ATGGCCGACGAAAAACCCAAGGAAGGAGTCAAGACTGAGAACAACGATCATATTAATTTGAAGGTGGCGGGGCAGGATGGTTCTGTGGTGCAGTTTAAGATTAAGAGGCATACACCACTTAGTAAACTAATGAAAGCCTATTGTGAACGACAGGGTTTGTCAATGAGGCAGATCAGATTCTGGTTTGACGGGCAGCCAATCAATGAAACAGACACACCTGCACAGTTGGAAATGGAGGATGAAGATACAATTGATGTGTTCCAGCAGCAGACAGGAGGTGTCTATTAA